A window from Raphanus sativus cultivar WK10039 unplaced genomic scaffold, ASM80110v3 Scaffold1189, whole genome shotgun sequence encodes these proteins:
- the LOC108831453 gene encoding uncharacterized protein LOC108831453: MKKTMEEPSKIMRRSIHTFLKHYDRATTAASLLLPFSAALLLSQPFFSSYSSSLHGRLNMLFRGAGFSSSLDFFNILSLKLSQTLSSSLFTLPFSLTFLLLSKAYIIKLLSNSHGDSSVYYFRLLRTYICNSFFLLSANASALALFFLSFNILESFGFSSRNFYTLFSLSSAIIYSIILANAFVISNLALVSSTSSSSGGYTTILKACLLIQGRTSTALALALPTNLGLAGIEALFQYRVVSSYHKGDRDITSIALEGTFIAYLYALFLVLDTIVNFLFYQSCVKNDEDQKIGREDEYSIKIQINETESTKICIKGPKSFKEIL, from the coding sequence ATGAAGAAGACAATGGAAGAGCCAAGCAAGATCATGAGAAGATCAATCCACACTTTCCTCAAACACTACGACCGAGCCACCACCGCAGCCTCCCTTCTCCTCCCTTTCTCAGCCGCTCTCCTCCTCTCTCAGCccttcttctcttcttactCTTCCTCCCTTCATGGGAGACTAAACATGCTCTTCCGAGGTGctggtttctcttcttctctggaCTTCTTCAACATTCTAAGCCTTAAGCTCTCGCAAAccctctcttcctctctgtTCACTCTCCCTTTCTCCCTCACTTTCCTCCTCCTCTCCAAAGCTTACATCATCAAGCTTCTCTCAAACAGTCATGGAGATTCCTCTGTTTATTACTTCCGTCTTCTCAGAACTTACATTTGCAACTCTTTCTTCCTTCTCTCCGCAAACGCCTCTGCTCTTGCTCTGTTCTTCTTATCATTCAACATCCTCGAATCATTTGGATTCTCTTCAAGAAACTTCTACACTCTCTTCTCCTTATCCTCAGCCATTATCTACTCCATCATCCTCGCAAACGCCTTCGTCATCTCCAACTTAGCATTGGTTTCATCAACGTCCTCTTCCTCAGGAGGATACACAACAATTCTCAAGGCGTGTCTTCTCATCCAAGGAAGAACTTCGACAGCACTGGCTCTTGCCCTGCCTACCAACCTCGGCTTAGCAGGTATAGAAGCCTTGTTTCAGTACAGAGTTGTGAGCTCTTATCACAAAGGAGACAGAGACATCACATCCATAGCTCTCGAAGGAACGTTCATAGCTTACTTGTACGCTCTCTTCTTGGTTCTTGACACCATagtcaactttttattttaccaaAGCTGCGTCAAGAACGATGAGGATCAAAAGATAGGTAGAGAAGACGAGTACTCTATCAAGATTCAAATCAACGAGACAGAAAGCACCAAGATATGCATCAAAGGGCCAAAGAGTTTCAAGGAAAtcttgtga
- the LOC108831452 gene encoding uncharacterized protein LOC108831452 isoform X1 has product MILSCHSSSQVSSFFTTCSVLADSFEVDDSDSREMGGGSKMSKRARLYESESEEMMSEEDSLQVEGESEEEELSDGIEEDGEGDSMEGSEEEEIDDEEGDSDKEDVDGESDDGDEDESDEGNDDNKDAAMEELEKEYQELRSQEQDILKNLKRDKGEDAAKGQAVKNQKALWDKTLEFRFLLQKAFSSSNRLPQETVKSSFCSEDEKVSTAYSELITSSKKTLDSLLELQEALFEKNPSVDQQANGTESNKSDAEDGDEWHKISDLQKRMCVFRNKAVDKWQRRTQVTTGAAAIKGKLHAFNQNVSEQVASYMRDPSRMIKQMQQSRSTVAVFGTVPEETMEPKKEEKQVEGDPELVEDAEFYQQLLKEFFETIDPASSEAAFYAMKKFQTKKRKVVDRRASKSRKIRYNVHEKIVNFMAPRPAKIPPNSADLLKNLFGLKTRNGLSVA; this is encoded by the exons ATGATTCTCTCTTGTCATAGCTCCAGccaagtttcttcttttttcacaACTTGTTCTGTGCTCGCGGACAGCTTTGAGGTCGACGACTCAGATTCTCGAG AGATGGGTGGGGGATCAAAGATGTCCAAAAGAGCAAGACTTTATGAAAGTGAATCAGAAGAGATGATGAGCGAGGAGGACAGTCTCCAG GTGGAAGGGGAGAGCGAAGAGGAAGAGTTGTCTGATGGGATAGAAGAGGATGGTGAGGGAGATAGCATGGAAgggagtgaagaagaagaaattgatgatgaagaaggagaTAGTGACAAGGAAGATGTGGATGGAGAAAGCGATGATGGGGATGAGGATGAAAGCGATGAAGGGAATGATGACAATAAAGATGCTGCcatggaagagcttgagaaAGAGTACCAGGAGCTTCGTTCACAGGAACA GGATATATTGAAAAACCTGAAGCGTGATAAGGGTGAGGATGCTGCTAAAGGTCAAGCTGTGAAGAACCAGAAG GCTCTTTGGGATAAAACTTTGGAGTTCAGATTCTTACTTCAGAAAGCATTTAGTAGTTCAAACAGATTGCCACAG GAGACTGTCAAATCGTCTTTTTGTTCGGAAGACGAGAAGGTCTCAACAGCATATTCAGAGCTAATTACTTCTTCTAAGAAGACATTAGATTCCCTCTTGGAGTTGCAAGAG gctttgtttgagaagaaTCCCTCGGTTGACCAACAAGCAAATGGTACCGAATCCAATAAATCAGATGCAGAAGATGGCGATGAATGGCACAAAATATCTGACTTGCAAAAAAG GATGTGTGTGTTCCGAAACAAGGCTGTGGACAAATGGCAGAGAAGAACACAAGTCACAACTGGTGCAGCTGCTATAAAAGGAAAGCTCCATGCCTTTAACCAG aacgtTAGTGAGCAGGTTGCTTCTTACATGAgggatccaagtagaatgataaaaCAAATGCAACAATCAAGATCAACTGTTGCTGTTTTTGGAACT GTACCTGAGGAAACCATGGAACCCAAGAAAGAG GAAAAACAAGTTGAAGGAGACCCTGAACTAGTGGAGGATGCAGAATTCTATCAGCAGTTACTAAAGGAGTTCTTTGAGACCATCGATCCAGCTTCCTCAG AGGCGGCTTTCTACGCGATGAAGAAGTTTCAAACAAAGAAGAGGAAAGTTGTGGATCGGCGTGCCTCTAAGAGCAGAAAGATCAG GTATAATGTGCATGAGAAGATTGTCAATTTCATGGCTCCACGACCTGCCAAGATTCCTCCAAACTCTGCAGATTTGCTGAAGAATCTGTTCGGTCTCAAAACCAGAAACGGTCTGTCTGTAGcataa
- the LOC108831452 gene encoding uncharacterized protein LOC108831452 isoform X2 translates to MGGGSKMSKRARLYESESEEMMSEEDSLQVEGESEEEELSDGIEEDGEGDSMEGSEEEEIDDEEGDSDKEDVDGESDDGDEDESDEGNDDNKDAAMEELEKEYQELRSQEQDILKNLKRDKGEDAAKGQAVKNQKALWDKTLEFRFLLQKAFSSSNRLPQETVKSSFCSEDEKVSTAYSELITSSKKTLDSLLELQEALFEKNPSVDQQANGTESNKSDAEDGDEWHKISDLQKRMCVFRNKAVDKWQRRTQVTTGAAAIKGKLHAFNQNVSEQVASYMRDPSRMIKQMQQSRSTVAVFGTVPEETMEPKKEEKQVEGDPELVEDAEFYQQLLKEFFETIDPASSEAAFYAMKKFQTKKRKVVDRRASKSRKIRYNVHEKIVNFMAPRPAKIPPNSADLLKNLFGLKTRNGLSVA, encoded by the exons ATGGGTGGGGGATCAAAGATGTCCAAAAGAGCAAGACTTTATGAAAGTGAATCAGAAGAGATGATGAGCGAGGAGGACAGTCTCCAG GTGGAAGGGGAGAGCGAAGAGGAAGAGTTGTCTGATGGGATAGAAGAGGATGGTGAGGGAGATAGCATGGAAgggagtgaagaagaagaaattgatgatgaagaaggagaTAGTGACAAGGAAGATGTGGATGGAGAAAGCGATGATGGGGATGAGGATGAAAGCGATGAAGGGAATGATGACAATAAAGATGCTGCcatggaagagcttgagaaAGAGTACCAGGAGCTTCGTTCACAGGAACA GGATATATTGAAAAACCTGAAGCGTGATAAGGGTGAGGATGCTGCTAAAGGTCAAGCTGTGAAGAACCAGAAG GCTCTTTGGGATAAAACTTTGGAGTTCAGATTCTTACTTCAGAAAGCATTTAGTAGTTCAAACAGATTGCCACAG GAGACTGTCAAATCGTCTTTTTGTTCGGAAGACGAGAAGGTCTCAACAGCATATTCAGAGCTAATTACTTCTTCTAAGAAGACATTAGATTCCCTCTTGGAGTTGCAAGAG gctttgtttgagaagaaTCCCTCGGTTGACCAACAAGCAAATGGTACCGAATCCAATAAATCAGATGCAGAAGATGGCGATGAATGGCACAAAATATCTGACTTGCAAAAAAG GATGTGTGTGTTCCGAAACAAGGCTGTGGACAAATGGCAGAGAAGAACACAAGTCACAACTGGTGCAGCTGCTATAAAAGGAAAGCTCCATGCCTTTAACCAG aacgtTAGTGAGCAGGTTGCTTCTTACATGAgggatccaagtagaatgataaaaCAAATGCAACAATCAAGATCAACTGTTGCTGTTTTTGGAACT GTACCTGAGGAAACCATGGAACCCAAGAAAGAG GAAAAACAAGTTGAAGGAGACCCTGAACTAGTGGAGGATGCAGAATTCTATCAGCAGTTACTAAAGGAGTTCTTTGAGACCATCGATCCAGCTTCCTCAG AGGCGGCTTTCTACGCGATGAAGAAGTTTCAAACAAAGAAGAGGAAAGTTGTGGATCGGCGTGCCTCTAAGAGCAGAAAGATCAG GTATAATGTGCATGAGAAGATTGTCAATTTCATGGCTCCACGACCTGCCAAGATTCCTCCAAACTCTGCAGATTTGCTGAAGAATCTGTTCGGTCTCAAAACCAGAAACGGTCTGTCTGTAGcataa
- the LOC108831451 gene encoding probable cytochrome c oxidase subunit 5C-1, with the protein MVGHKIAHATLKGPSVVKELVIGLALGLAAGGLWKMHHWNEQRKTRTFYDLLDKDEISVVVAE; encoded by the coding sequence ATGGTTGGGCACAAGATTGCACACGCAACCTTGAAAGGTCCGAGTGTTGTGAAGGAGTTAGTTATCGGTCTTGCACTAGGGCTAGCGGCTGGTGGGTTATGGAAGATGCACCACTGGAACGAGCAGAGGAAGACGAGGACATTCTATGATTTGCTTGACAAGGACGAGATTAGCGTCGTTGTTGcagagtag